The DNA region GGACACACAGGACGGCCCCTCCCAGGAGCCCCCCGCCGCCCCCGCCGCGCCGCACCCCAGCCTGTGGACCTCAAAGCCCCCTCCCCTGTTCCAGGAGGGGGCCCCTTACCCCCCGCCTTTGTTTATCAGGGACACGTACAACCAGCCGATACCTCAGCCCCCGCCCCGCAAGATCAAGCGGCCGAAGCGCAAGCTGTACCGCGAGGAGCCCACGTCCATCATGAACGCCATCAAGCTGCGGCCGCGCCAGGTCCTGTGCGACAAGTGCAAGGGCGCCGTGGCGGGCGAGAAGCGGGAGGCGCGCCGGGGCCCCGGGGCCGAGTGCCGGGGCGAGGAGGCCAAGCGGCGGCGCGGCGAGAGCGCCCCGGCCGTCGGCAAGAGGCCGCGCACCGAGCCGCGGGCCGAGGAGAGGGGCCGCGCGGCGGAGGGCTCCAGGCGGCAGGCGCACGTGGTGGCCCAGGCCCGGGGCGCCGGGGGGAACAGGGTGGTCAAGGTGGGGCCcgcgacgacgacgacgacggccgccgccgccgccgcctcctcCCGGGTCCAGCTCAGCACCAAGAAGGTTCTGCAGAGCAAGAACGTGGACCACTCCAAGGCCCGGGAGGTGCTCAAGATGGCCAAGGCGCAGAAGAGGCAGCGGGAGCTGCCCGGCGGCCGGGCCAACGCCAGCATCGCCGCGGCCGGCGCCAAGACGGCCGCGCCCCGGCAGGACGCCCTCCCGAAGGTGCACTTCACCCGGCGGCTGCACCAGATCAGcggggggggcggcggcggcgcgggGAACGCCGCCCCCCTGCCGCCCCGGATCCGCCTCAAGCCCCAAAGGTACCGTAACGAAGAGAACGACTCTTCCTCTTGTAAGCCGGCCCTGGAGAGAGTGCAGGGCGGCGGCTGTAGAGGGGCGCCCAAGGCGGCCCAGCCGGTCCCCCGCTGCCCCTCCActcgctcctcctcctccctcgtCCCGGCGGGCGAGGCCGGCGCCTCCTCCGAAAGCCAGGGCCCGGCCCGGGGGCCCGAGCCCCAGCCCAGAACGGACCCCCGGCCCCAGTCCGAGCCcgagcccctgcccctgccccatCCCGAGCCGGCCGAGGAGAACAAGGACACGGTGGCTCCCGAGGAGCGGGGGGGGGACAGGCGCGAGAGGCGGGGGGGCAAGGCGGCCGACCTCCCGGCCTTCGTGGCGCTGACCCCGGGCAAGCCGGACTCGTCCGACGCGTCCGTGTGCAGCGTCGACAGCGCCGACGACCTTAAGTCCTCCAACTCGGAGTGCAGCTCCACCGAAACCTTTGACTTCCCCCCGCCTGGGGTGTTCCACGCCCCCTCCGCGCCCAGCACCTCCTCCACCGCCCCCAacaccacctcctcctcctcctcctcctcctccacttgCTCCTCCTCTTCGGCCTCCAAGGAGGACAAAAAGCTCAGCAATTCCCTGAAAGCGACGGTCTTTTCCAAAAACGTCTCGAAGTGCGTGACCCCGGACGGCAGGACCATATGCGTAGGGGACATCGTCTGGGCCAAAATTTACGGCTTCCCCTGGTGGCCGGCGCGCATCCTGGCCATAACCGTGAGCCGCAAAGATAACGGGCTCCTGGTGCGGCAGGAGGCCCGGATTTCCTGGTTCGGGTCGCCCACCACCTCTTTCCTGGCACTTTCTCAGCTCTCCCCCTTCCTCGAAAACTTCCAGTCGCGCTTTAACAAGAAGAGGAAGGGGCTGTACCGTAAAGCCATCACCGAGGCGGCCAAGGCTGCCAAACAGCTCACCCCCGAGGTGCGGGCCCTGCTGACGCAGTTCGAGACGTGAGCGGGCCgggggggcggggcgggggggggggcgcgGGCTCGGAAAGGTAGGCAAAAAGCACATGCTCTCCCCCCGACGAGTGCCAGCCCCTCTGCAGCCCCCCTCgtcttttgtttttagttttatttccccccaccaccaccacagtgGTGGGGGTTCTGAGAGTCGGGGGCGACGAGAGAGTTGGGGGGTGGAGGATACAGCAATGATCTCCAGATGGTCAGGTGGATGGGCGGGGCACCCCAGTTGTGTTATCCgttccccccccaccccccccccaattTTGAGACGtggtgctaaaaaaaaaaaaagcccgaCACTCCAGCTTTCTCGGAGCGAGTCGGCCCCTTGCCCCAGCCACTGGCCCGGCTCGGACTTACAGTAAAGGCGCTGGCCGACCACGCCTCTCTCAGGTCTGTGAGTCCACCCGCTGGCGACTCTCGGGGGTGCGACAGGACGAGTTCCGAGTTCCCGAAGGGGGAAACAGATGTTCCCGGAAGCATAGGTCCTAGAGGAGGCCCGACTGATCTGCGGGGTGGGCGTGTCAGGCAGTGGGTTTCAGATTGTGCGTTTTTCCTCTCCTGAAAGCTTCTTCTGTACGGGTTCCCTCTCCCTGAATTGGCGGTGCGGAGCTGGTCTGTCTGCAGGGAGGTGCGTAGGAGCCCCAGTGTGTCTAAAGTAAGGCTCTGCTCTGATGGCCGAGAGCAGGGAGAAGGACTGGAACCCTTTCAATACCGTTGGGAGTTTTTAAAGAGACTTTAAGTCCCGGATATGGTGCAGCAGGGTGCTCAGATTTTCTTTATCACCTGATAGTGTGACGTTCAGCACCGGTTTATCCAGGATGATTGCGTCATTGCCCAGGACTTTTCAAGAGCTGTGCGCATTTCAAAGCTTGCATCAGACAGAATTTCCCATTAAACACCGGTTACGATTTCTTTGGGGGGTCTTATCCGTGTCACAGGTGCATTAATTTTAGGGGAGGGAGATACACTGGGGAGTAGGGGGGTAGCTATCTATCACTCTCTTGTTCTTAGAATGactattttaattcttttttgaaTTTCCTATTTTTCGGTATGTATCTGCCGACCAGAAATTGTACACTACACAGGCCCGTAGAGCAGACAGACCCCCTTTTATCTTTTGGGGAGCGCTGGTGTACTTGACCGTCACCAGAGGCCTGCCCGACAGCTCCTGCGTAGCTGTGGAGTGCCGGCCTTTAAAGACCACTTTAAACCGTCAGTCCGGTGCATTAACAAACACTAATTAAGCAGATCAATCAGCCCATTTACGTCATGCATGCTCCTGCGTCAATGAAGGGCCACCTCCTTTCTCATTTCCTACCCCAGTTTCTGAAGCACCTGCTTCGGTTTCAACCAGGGGGCTTCTGCGGTATGGGTAGATTTTGGGCTGAATCCCCCCCTAAGCTCCTCCCTGGTCTGTTTGAACCCCTGGGAGAATAGCAGATGCAAGGTCTGTGCGAGCTGGGGGGAGAGGGTACCCCCTCATTCCCTTGATTTTGTATCGCTGACCAGTAGATGGCACTTTTTAGGGTAGAGCATGACATGGGGGAGAAAAAGTTTGAATCAAAGGTCAGCAGTTGAGGACACTGGACGCCCAGTGATAGGACCCAGCGGTGTAATGTCAGGATGACCAGAGTGCTGCTCGGATTTGTGAATTTCTACAGTGATCCTTGCACACAGTGGCAGCTTGGTTTTTTTGTTACAGAAGGTTGGGTGACCAGATGTTTTGTGTATTTAGGGAAGTGATTGAATGGGAAGGCTTACACTAACAAGTTAGTGGAgtggacacacaaagaacatgtTTTATGCGTCTTCTCTGACAAATTGGGATGTGCTTTTGAGgccttgtgtttctttaaaggtCACTCTTCTTTAGAGGGGGTGTTTACCCCCAACAGGACAGTAAAAGATATTAAAACACTAGATTCTGGGACAAAATCATCCGTTTTCCCCTCAGTTTGTTTTCTcacaaaaacagtttttcagGCTAATTGTAGAGCGTATACTTTTGGTCTTGGCAAATGCGTTATTATATGTAACCTGACTTGCAATTTGTATGCGCTTAGAATAATTGTAATGCTCCCTTTGAAAATGTACTGCAGGGAATGATTGGCTCctctcaaaacctttttttagtGTGTCTGTTAACCTTGAAGAGCTTGTCCCGAGGAGAGGAaggggaaatgcatttaaaaccgagaacagtAGACACTCCGTTAcccaaagagtggtgggtgtaTGGAACacgctgcccagccatgttgttgaagccttaaccctggcttctttcaagaagcagctggaggacTGAACAGCTAATGACCAAGTTGGATAGGTGGGCAGGTGGCCTCCTCGTCTCATAACCCCTCTTCTGTTTTTAAGTGACGCCTGACTGCAGACCAAGCAGCGCTGTGTTCAGCTGTGTTTGCTAGAATAGTGAAGAGCAGTGTGGATGCGGGTCACAGGGTAGCTGTCCTGAACCAGAATTAGAAGGGAACAGGGGCTACATGCCCTcgagacctgaaactgggacctTGGACCTAGTGAAGACAGCAGCATTTTTGCTAGCGGTTGCAGACAGGGGTGCAGGAGGTCCCGTTTGTTGTGAAGTGAGATTCGCTTGTCTTTGTCAAGTCCCCTCCGTTCAAGCGGTGTTGCGCCTTGGCGTCTCTCGTTGCGAAGCTCCTGAATGATCGCGCTTTCGGTTTGCCCTCCTGGCGTGTGTCT from Lepisosteus oculatus isolate fLepOcu1 chromosome 11, fLepOcu1.hap2, whole genome shotgun sequence includes:
- the pwwp2a gene encoding PWWP domain-containing protein 2A yields the protein MAAVAAEPGAAAASTTTAGDGAEPEPEIVQPALAQAPLEAEASEERAPGMNLALLPEDGDAAQECSPVTAEAQGRPDREAAGKALAALAGGEQNATGRLGEGEAGAATASTDPEPDPESAGDPSSDAESGESGSAPSVEAANEVSSHSSHACSPPGPSPDSPRAPGSDPAADAQPELASPPRAPGDFHGTDEHLQHRPEPDPTEPTETGGETQAPTEPLTGPQPALEGGAEVAGSESCSGDAPPCADNAGCVKMDPVAETEEPLGTDEGRKPPQAAVVGHDPVQAPASPVADSAPRLPPDPTDLRAPGQQRDAEPPESEPEPKPTGAGGDSVLIRPDCLAHLIPGSEVRVSLDHIIDDALVVSFRLGEKIFSGVLMDLSKRFGPYGIPVTVFPKRDYRDKPEPMQLKTEPFQPEAPDTQDGPSQEPPAAPAAPHPSLWTSKPPPLFQEGAPYPPPLFIRDTYNQPIPQPPPRKIKRPKRKLYREEPTSIMNAIKLRPRQVLCDKCKGAVAGEKREARRGPGAECRGEEAKRRRGESAPAVGKRPRTEPRAEERGRAAEGSRRQAHVVAQARGAGGNRVVKVGPATTTTTAAAAAASSRVQLSTKKVLQSKNVDHSKAREVLKMAKAQKRQRELPGGRANASIAAAGAKTAAPRQDALPKVHFTRRLHQISGGGGGGAGNAAPLPPRIRLKPQRYRNEENDSSSCKPALERVQGGGCRGAPKAAQPVPRCPSTRSSSSLVPAGEAGASSESQGPARGPEPQPRTDPRPQSEPEPLPLPHPEPAEENKDTVAPEERGGDRRERRGGKAADLPAFVALTPGKPDSSDASVCSVDSADDLKSSNSECSSTETFDFPPPGVFHAPSAPSTSSTAPNTTSSSSSSSSTCSSSSASKEDKKLSNSLKATVFSKNVSKCVTPDGRTICVGDIVWAKIYGFPWWPARILAITVSRKDNGLLVRQEARISWFGSPTTSFLALSQLSPFLENFQSRFNKKRKGLYRKAITEAAKAAKQLTPERRDTEGLLIGPRRPREHCHWWGASGGEGGRRGGRSRIPEHAPYLRIRSQTDPAPPPLPPEFPSSGPVCITL